A genomic stretch from Sulfurihydrogenibium azorense Az-Fu1 includes:
- a CDS encoding PD-(D/E)XK nuclease superfamily protein, which yields MSGNKFRNAVKEYIENWNRNYNLGIKIKLEQPLGYRFLNNLRIIDILLYRNNRFLGIECKYQGVSGTAYQKLIYTLEDCKTTPIPTIIVFAGNGIKEDVKSKLITSGYGIEVLYEDGLVKEKGFPVLLQRIAIELGIDWFDMDIFNKKGERYENS from the coding sequence ATGAGTGGAAATAAATTTAGAAATGCCGTAAAAGAATATATAGAAAATTGGAATAGAAATTACAATTTAGGTATAAAGATAAAGCTTGAGCAACCTTTAGGTTATAGATTTTTAAACAATTTAAGAATTATAGATATACTATTATACAGAAATAACAGATTCTTAGGTATTGAATGTAAATATCAAGGTGTTTCTGGAACTGCTTATCAAAAACTAATTTACACGTTAGAAGATTGCAAAACTACACCTATACCAACTATAATAGTTTTTGCTGGAAATGGAATTAAGGAAGATGTAAAGTCAAAATTGATCACATCTGGCTACGGAATAGAAGTTTTATATGAAGATGGATTAGTTAAAGAAAAAGGTTTTCCAGTTTTATTACAAAGAATAGCCATAGAACTTGGCATAGATTGGTTTGATATGGATATTTTCAATAAAAAAGGAGAGAGATATGAAAATAGTTGA
- a CDS encoding nucleotidyl transferase AbiEii/AbiGii toxin family protein: MKEKDWTYLLNLAIDVLEEANLNINDWTFGGGTALMFYFHHRKSKDVDIFLENSQLLTRLSPRLNEKAEEISKEYVEQANFIKLKLNNQEIDFIVAPNLTGLKPKKVKINSKEIFIEQPEEIVAKKLFYRPESLKIRDIIDTVEVFKNSPNLMDILKKNKLLNEEIIKKRFEYLKKKEKDLNLSDLQLEKPINIKEVFDIFESLLNKDSYQKHSN; the protein is encoded by the coding sequence ATGAAAGAGAAAGACTGGACATACCTGTTAAATCTGGCAATAGATGTGTTAGAAGAAGCGAATTTAAACATTAATGATTGGACTTTTGGTGGTGGAACTGCCCTTATGTTTTATTTTCATCATAGGAAAAGCAAAGATGTAGATATTTTTTTAGAAAATTCACAGCTACTTACAAGGCTTTCTCCAAGATTAAACGAAAAAGCAGAAGAAATAAGTAAAGAGTATGTAGAACAAGCAAACTTTATAAAGTTAAAATTAAACAATCAAGAAATAGATTTTATAGTTGCACCTAATTTAACAGGTTTAAAACCTAAAAAAGTAAAAATTAATTCAAAAGAAATTTTTATTGAACAACCAGAAGAAATAGTAGCAAAGAAGCTATTTTATAGGCCTGAAAGCTTAAAAATTAGAGATATAATTGACACTGTAGAAGTTTTCAAAAATTCTCCTAATCTTATGGATATACTAAAGAAAAATAAATTGTTAAATGAAGAAATTATAAAGAAAAGATTTGAATATCTAAAGAAGAAAGAAAAAGATTTAAACCTGTCAGATTTACAGTTAGAAAAACCTATAAACATTAAAGAAGTTTTTGATATATTTGAAAGTTTATTAAACAAAGACAGCTATCAAAAACATTCTAACTGA
- a CDS encoding glutamate-5-semialdehyde dehydrogenase, whose amino-acid sequence MDVKQYAESIAKKAKKTTRQLSSLTTDIKNKALLKTAQLLDKNRQLILQENQKDLENAEKKGYSKALLDRLALNDKRIDQMIQVLEDVASLPDPVGEIINMWTRPNGLKVGQMRVPLGVILIIYEARPNVTIEAASLCMKSSNAVILKGGSETINSNRILVDIIKQACRETCFPEDAVMFVDTTDRSVVNELLKLEGLIDVAIPRGGESLIRAVAENSRIPVIKHYKGVCNLYIDDEADMEKALNIAYNAKVQRPSVCNAIENLVVNKKIADKFLPEIAYYYGKAGVEMRCDEYSYNLLINHPKAKDTEIVPAKEEDYYEEFLDLIIAVKVVEDLDEAIDFIEKYGSHHSDAIVTENYTKGMKFIQQVDSAAVYINASTRFTDGNEFGLGAEMGISTDKIHARGPMALKELTIPKFIVFGNGQLRENVGIPKDEEEVKIDTQACNL is encoded by the coding sequence ATGGACGTAAAACAGTATGCTGAAAGTATAGCAAAAAAAGCAAAAAAAACTACAAGACAGTTATCAAGTTTAACTACAGACATAAAAAATAAAGCACTTTTAAAAACAGCCCAGCTTTTAGACAAGAACAGACAACTTATTTTACAAGAAAACCAAAAAGATTTAGAAAACGCAGAAAAAAAAGGATACTCAAAAGCTCTTTTAGACAGGTTAGCCTTAAACGATAAAAGAATAGACCAAATGATACAAGTCTTAGAAGATGTGGCATCTCTTCCTGACCCAGTTGGAGAGATAATAAATATGTGGACTCGTCCAAACGGCTTAAAAGTTGGACAAATGAGAGTTCCTCTTGGAGTTATACTTATAATATACGAAGCAAGACCAAATGTAACAATAGAAGCTGCATCTTTATGTATGAAATCCTCAAACGCTGTAATACTCAAAGGTGGAAGCGAAACAATAAACTCAAACAGAATACTGGTAGACATTATAAAACAAGCTTGTAGAGAAACCTGTTTCCCTGAAGATGCTGTAATGTTTGTTGATACAACAGACAGGTCTGTAGTAAATGAACTACTAAAGTTAGAAGGTCTTATAGACGTTGCTATACCCAGAGGTGGAGAAAGTCTTATTAGAGCTGTTGCGGAAAATTCAAGGATTCCAGTTATAAAACATTACAAAGGTGTATGTAATCTTTATATAGATGATGAAGCTGACATGGAGAAAGCACTAAATATAGCATACAACGCAAAAGTTCAAAGACCTTCTGTGTGTAATGCAATAGAGAATTTAGTCGTAAACAAAAAGATAGCTGATAAGTTCCTACCTGAGATAGCTTACTACTATGGAAAAGCTGGAGTAGAGATGAGGTGTGATGAGTACAGCTACAACCTACTTATAAACCACCCAAAAGCAAAAGACACAGAGATAGTTCCAGCAAAAGAAGAAGATTACTACGAAGAGTTTTTAGACCTTATAATAGCTGTTAAAGTTGTTGAAGATTTAGACGAAGCTATAGACTTTATAGAAAAGTACGGCTCTCATCACTCTGATGCCATCGTTACAGAAAACTACACAAAAGGAATGAAGTTTATCCAGCAGGTTGATAGTGCTGCTGTCTATATAAACGCATCTACAAGGTTTACAGACGGAAACGAGTTTGGACTTGGAGCTGAGATGGGAATATCAACTGATAAAATCCATGCAAGAGGACCAATGGCATTAAAAGAACTAACTATACCAAAATTCATAGTCTTTGGAAATGGACAACTACGAGAAAACGTAGGCATACCAAAAGATGAAGAAGAGGTAAAAATAGATACTCAGGCTTGTAATCTTTAA
- the ffh gene encoding signal recognition particle protein, whose translation MFELLTEKFSSVIDKLRKAKKIDEKTLDEALKDIRTALLEADVNVDVVKKFIADIKQKVLGQELIKGLSAGETVIKLIYDETINILGGEEPPTLAKPDKPPAIIMLVGLQGTGKTTTAGKLAKYLKSKGYRVGVASTDVRRPAAAKQLCTLAQSIDVPCFVDEQEKDALKLTEKVIEDAKKQGFSYIILDTAGRLHIDQELMEELKQIKEKVKPAEVLYVADAMQGQEAITTAEEFHKAVGLTGVILTKLDGDAKGGIALSVRQVLGIPIKFVGTGEKIEDLDLFYPDRIAQRILGLGDIQTLIEKMQAAIDEDKAKQMAEKVMNAEFTLEDLREQIRMIRNLGPMEQILKMIPGIGSQLKNIKVDEKQFIKIEAIINSMTPEERMKPHIINGSRKRRIAKGSGTTILDVNKVLKQYEEMKKMMKKMKKMTKSGGFPFRLPF comes from the coding sequence ATGTTTGAGCTTTTAACAGAAAAGTTTTCTTCTGTTATTGATAAATTAAGAAAGGCTAAGAAGATAGATGAAAAAACTTTAGATGAAGCACTTAAAGATATAAGGACAGCATTACTGGAAGCAGACGTAAACGTTGACGTTGTAAAAAAGTTTATAGCAGATATAAAACAGAAAGTCTTAGGTCAAGAACTTATAAAAGGTCTATCAGCTGGAGAAACAGTAATAAAACTAATCTACGATGAAACGATAAACATATTAGGTGGAGAAGAACCACCTACCTTAGCCAAGCCAGATAAACCACCTGCAATAATAATGCTTGTAGGTCTTCAAGGTACAGGTAAAACAACAACAGCTGGTAAACTTGCAAAATACCTAAAATCAAAAGGCTACAGAGTAGGTGTAGCATCTACAGACGTAAGAAGACCGGCAGCTGCAAAACAACTCTGCACTTTAGCCCAGTCTATAGATGTACCTTGTTTTGTTGACGAACAAGAAAAAGATGCTTTAAAACTTACAGAAAAAGTTATAGAAGATGCAAAAAAGCAAGGTTTCTCTTACATAATCTTAGATACAGCTGGAAGATTACACATAGACCAAGAGTTAATGGAAGAGCTAAAACAGATTAAAGAAAAAGTTAAACCTGCAGAAGTCCTTTACGTTGCAGATGCTATGCAAGGTCAAGAGGCAATTACAACGGCAGAAGAGTTTCACAAAGCAGTTGGCTTAACAGGAGTGATACTTACTAAACTTGATGGTGATGCAAAAGGTGGTATTGCCCTCTCTGTAAGACAAGTCCTTGGTATACCTATAAAGTTTGTAGGAACTGGTGAGAAGATAGAGGACTTAGACCTATTTTATCCAGATAGAATAGCCCAAAGAATACTTGGACTTGGAGATATTCAAACACTTATAGAAAAAATGCAAGCTGCTATAGATGAAGACAAAGCAAAACAGATGGCAGAAAAAGTTATGAACGCAGAGTTTACCTTAGAGGACTTGAGGGAACAGATAAGAATGATTAGAAATCTTGGACCAATGGAACAGATACTAAAGATGATTCCGGGAATAGGTAGTCAGTTAAAAAATATAAAAGTAGATGAAAAACAGTTTATAAAGATAGAAGCCATAATAAACTCAATGACTCCGGAAGAAAGAATGAAACCACACATAATAAATGGTAGCAGAAAAAGAAGAATAGCCAAAGGTAGTGGAACAACTATTTTAGATGTAAACAAAGTTTTAAAACAGTACGAAGAGATGAAAAAGATGATGAAAAAGATGAAAAAAATGACAAAAAGCGGAGGATTTCCATTTAGACTACCTTTTTAA
- the hisD gene encoding histidinol dehydrogenase, which translates to MKIVDLRGRYYKEVEEVQYLIKRSDVETDLYEAAVKEIIKNVKERGDEALVEYTEKFDKIKINPEDLIIPFEELEKAYDEIEEEVRWAFEVAYERLYEFHELQKEKSFFKEEDGIILGQKVVPLEKVGLYVPGGKAAYPSSVLMNAVPARVAGVEEIVMCSPNPNKYTLAAAFICGIDTVYRVGGAQAVAAMAYGTETVKKVDKIVGPGNIYVALAKKNVFGVVDIDMIAGPSEILVIADETANYKWVAADLLSQAEHDELAASILITTSEDLAKNVKNYLYNEILKDFSRKEIAEKSLNNYGHAFIVEDLETACELANYLAPEHLEVVTNNPFDLINKIKHAGAIFLGHYSTEPLGDYILGPNHVLPTSRSARFSSPLGVYDFVKRSSVIYVSKEGFERVANHAINMAKSEGLEAHALSVKVRKEDI; encoded by the coding sequence ATGAAAATAGTTGATTTAAGAGGAAGATACTATAAAGAGGTTGAAGAAGTACAGTATCTAATAAAAAGGTCTGATGTTGAAACGGATTTATACGAAGCTGCTGTTAAAGAAATAATAAAAAATGTTAAAGAAAGAGGAGATGAAGCTCTTGTTGAGTATACAGAAAAGTTTGATAAGATAAAGATAAATCCAGAGGATTTAATAATACCGTTTGAAGAGTTAGAAAAGGCCTACGATGAGATTGAAGAAGAAGTTAGATGGGCTTTTGAAGTAGCTTACGAGAGACTTTACGAGTTTCATGAACTTCAAAAGGAAAAATCTTTTTTTAAAGAAGAAGATGGAATAATTTTGGGACAGAAAGTTGTTCCCCTTGAAAAAGTAGGTCTTTACGTTCCGGGTGGTAAAGCTGCCTATCCTTCAAGTGTTTTGATGAATGCAGTACCTGCAAGAGTGGCAGGAGTAGAAGAGATTGTAATGTGTTCACCAAATCCTAACAAGTATACGTTGGCAGCTGCATTTATATGTGGAATAGATACAGTCTATAGAGTAGGAGGTGCTCAAGCTGTTGCAGCGATGGCCTATGGAACTGAGACTGTTAAGAAGGTAGACAAGATAGTTGGACCGGGGAATATATACGTTGCACTGGCAAAGAAAAACGTTTTTGGAGTGGTAGATATAGACATGATTGCAGGACCTTCTGAAATACTTGTGATAGCTGATGAAACTGCTAACTATAAATGGGTTGCAGCAGACCTTTTATCTCAAGCAGAACACGATGAACTTGCTGCATCTATCCTTATAACAACCTCAGAAGACCTTGCAAAAAATGTTAAAAATTACTTATACAACGAAATCTTAAAAGATTTTTCAAGAAAAGAGATAGCAGAAAAATCTTTAAATAACTACGGACATGCTTTTATAGTTGAAGATTTAGAAACGGCTTGTGAGCTTGCTAACTACCTTGCTCCAGAACATTTAGAGGTAGTCACAAACAATCCATTTGATTTAATAAATAAGATAAAACATGCAGGAGCAATATTCTTAGGACATTACTCAACTGAACCCCTTGGAGATTACATCCTTGGACCTAACCACGTTTTACCAACATCAAGGTCTGCAAGGTTTTCTTCTCCTCTTGGAGTTTACGACTTTGTAAAAAGAAGCTCAGTGATATACGTATCAAAAGAAGGTTTTGAGAGAGTTGCAAACCACGCAATAAACATGGCAAAATCAGAAGGCTTAGAAGCCCACGCTTTAAGCGTAAAAGTCAGAAAAGAAGATATTTAA
- a CDS encoding endonuclease III domain-containing protein has product MEVFNLYKVLLDYYGFQNWWPVYGNQDKVAEISIGAILTQNTSWNNVEKSIKNLIKENCLSFECIDKIDIEKLKNLIKPSGFYNQKSRTLKDLAKLFLSKKDIGREDLLSIKGIGQETAESILLYALDKPYFVVDNYTKRLFYRLGFTAENISYSDLQKFITGRLPVDLEIYKEFHALIVKHCKEFCQKKPKCENCFLSHKCIFKKVV; this is encoded by the coding sequence ATGGAAGTTTTTAATCTTTATAAGGTTTTACTGGATTATTATGGCTTTCAAAATTGGTGGCCAGTTTACGGTAATCAGGATAAGGTAGCAGAAATTAGTATAGGCGCTATTTTAACTCAAAACACTTCTTGGAATAATGTAGAAAAATCTATAAAAAATCTTATAAAAGAAAATTGTTTAAGTTTTGAGTGTATAGATAAGATAGATATAGAAAAGCTAAAAAACCTTATAAAACCATCTGGATTTTACAATCAAAAATCAAGAACTTTAAAGGATTTGGCTAAATTATTTTTATCTAAAAAAGATATTGGTAGGGAAGATTTACTTTCAATAAAAGGTATAGGTCAAGAAACTGCAGAAAGTATCCTCCTTTATGCTTTAGATAAACCTTACTTTGTTGTAGATAACTACACAAAAAGGCTCTTTTATCGCCTTGGGTTTACAGCTGAAAATATATCTTATTCTGATTTACAAAAATTCATAACTGGCAGACTACCTGTAGATTTAGAAATCTATAAAGAGTTTCACGCTCTTATAGTTAAACACTGTAAAGAGTTTTGTCAAAAAAAGCCAAAGTGTGAAAACTGCTTCCTATCACATAAATGTATTTTTAAAAAGGTAGTCTAA
- a CDS encoding sugar phosphate nucleotidyltransferase, which translates to MKAVIMAGGFGTRIQPLTNSIPKPMLPVLNKPMMEHIIKKVKAVGITEIVILLYFKPEVIQNYFKDGSDFGIKINYVLPDDDYGTAGAVKKAAKYLDERFIVISGDLVTDFDLKEIIGFHQAVGSKLTITLTSVEDPLQFGVVITDKDGKILRFLEKPGWGEVFSDTINTGIYVIEPEILNYIPDNLPFDFSKDLFPKLMKEGITLYGYNAKGYWRDVGNPESYREVNKDILLDKVKLDVEGERIKVNGGVLYTKTKDIPKDLTVNGKVVLDENVKIGNNCYLENVVIGKNTHIGDNVYLKDCVIWWDCKIGDNTKLNNAVICNNVEIGKNVRAEHGVIIAEGTEVKDNVHFEKDVIVWPNKLIEESAIISSNLIWGDKWRASIFEGGKVSGRTNIELSNEMAAKLAASFGSILPAGKTILMSRDYHRASRMLKRSFLGGLLGAGLDVVDLKLMPLPVMRYLLSKSDAVAGVHFRQSPDNPAITEILFFDSEGLAIDTNTEKSVERIFFRENFRRVNYNQIGEIKDDPMAIKSYKEKFLSLIDKEIIQSSRFKIIVDLLNGSTSIVYPDIINTFSIENVILNAYFDEKKISQISTLHEKSAQEISKIVKVLSIDCGFIMYPNGQRVVIVSDEGEILSHETALLSILYLIDRTVSRQVKVYLPVYIPEVMDEMFENIIIERGKFIGLKSNFLKDYYFFANLEGNYAFTDMSFSYDGMFTSVKLLEMMGKTKLRLSQIQKLIPPHTFIHKVVACPSNLKGKMMRKFTEEAIGKEASFIDGVKIFIDKRTWILMIPDQYSDNLHLYVNSDVEEKAQDLLNQYIEKIGKWIEEN; encoded by the coding sequence ATGAAAGCAGTTATAATGGCAGGAGGATTTGGAACAAGAATCCAACCTCTAACTAACAGCATACCCAAACCAATGCTTCCAGTATTAAACAAACCTATGATGGAACATATAATAAAAAAAGTAAAAGCTGTTGGCATTACAGAAATAGTAATTCTTCTTTACTTTAAACCAGAAGTTATTCAAAACTACTTTAAAGACGGCTCAGACTTTGGAATAAAAATAAATTATGTACTTCCAGATGATGATTACGGAACAGCCGGAGCTGTAAAGAAAGCAGCTAAATATCTTGACGAAAGATTTATAGTTATAAGTGGAGACTTGGTGACAGATTTTGATTTAAAAGAGATTATAGGATTTCACCAAGCTGTCGGTTCAAAGTTAACCATCACTTTAACATCGGTAGAAGATCCACTTCAGTTTGGAGTTGTTATAACAGACAAAGATGGAAAGATACTTAGATTTTTAGAAAAGCCGGGATGGGGAGAAGTCTTTAGTGATACTATAAACACAGGTATATACGTAATAGAACCAGAGATACTAAACTATATACCTGACAACCTTCCTTTTGACTTTAGTAAGGACCTTTTCCCTAAATTGATGAAAGAAGGTATAACTCTCTACGGATACAATGCAAAGGGCTACTGGAGAGACGTAGGAAACCCTGAAAGTTATAGAGAAGTAAACAAAGATATCTTATTAGATAAAGTTAAGTTAGATGTAGAAGGAGAAAGGATAAAAGTAAACGGTGGAGTTTTATACACAAAAACTAAAGACATTCCTAAAGACTTAACGGTAAACGGTAAAGTAGTCTTAGATGAAAATGTAAAGATAGGTAATAACTGCTACTTAGAGAACGTAGTTATAGGTAAAAATACCCACATAGGAGACAACGTTTATCTAAAAGACTGTGTTATATGGTGGGACTGTAAGATTGGAGATAACACAAAGTTAAACAACGCAGTTATCTGTAATAACGTAGAGATAGGTAAAAACGTAAGAGCTGAACATGGAGTAATTATAGCAGAAGGAACAGAGGTAAAAGATAACGTACATTTTGAGAAAGATGTGATAGTCTGGCCAAACAAACTTATAGAAGAAAGTGCAATTATAAGCAGCAACTTAATATGGGGAGATAAGTGGAGAGCTTCTATATTTGAAGGAGGAAAAGTTTCAGGAAGGACTAATATAGAGCTTTCCAACGAAATGGCAGCAAAGCTTGCAGCAAGTTTTGGGTCTATCTTACCAGCAGGTAAAACTATACTAATGTCAAGGGATTACCACAGAGCTTCAAGAATGCTTAAAAGGTCTTTCTTAGGAGGCCTTCTTGGAGCTGGTTTAGATGTAGTTGACTTAAAACTTATGCCTCTTCCTGTTATGAGGTACTTACTTTCAAAAAGTGATGCAGTTGCAGGAGTTCACTTTAGACAGTCTCCTGATAACCCTGCCATCACAGAGATACTGTTTTTTGACAGTGAAGGACTTGCCATAGATACAAACACAGAAAAATCTGTAGAAAGGATATTCTTTAGAGAAAACTTTAGAAGGGTAAACTACAACCAGATTGGAGAGATAAAAGATGACCCTATGGCTATAAAGTCTTACAAAGAAAAGTTCTTATCTTTAATAGATAAAGAGATTATCCAAAGTAGTAGATTCAAGATAATAGTTGACCTTTTAAACGGTTCTACTTCCATAGTCTACCCAGATATTATAAACACCTTTTCAATAGAGAATGTAATACTAAACGCATACTTTGATGAAAAGAAAATATCTCAAATATCAACCCTCCACGAAAAATCAGCTCAAGAGATATCAAAGATAGTAAAAGTCCTATCTATTGACTGTGGTTTTATAATGTATCCAAACGGTCAGAGAGTTGTAATCGTGTCTGATGAAGGAGAAATTCTATCCCACGAGACAGCTCTACTTTCTATTCTGTACCTTATAGATAGGACGGTAAGTAGACAAGTAAAAGTATACCTACCTGTTTACATTCCAGAGGTTATGGATGAGATGTTTGAAAACATCATTATAGAAAGAGGAAAGTTTATAGGTCTAAAGTCAAACTTCTTAAAAGATTACTACTTCTTTGCAAACCTTGAAGGAAACTACGCCTTTACAGATATGTCCTTTAGCTACGATGGAATGTTTACCTCTGTAAAACTTCTTGAGATGATGGGAAAAACCAAACTAAGACTCTCCCAAATTCAAAAACTCATTCCACCACACACGTTTATCCATAAAGTAGTTGCCTGCCCTTCTAACCTAAAAGGTAAGATGATGAGAAAGTTTACAGAAGAAGCCATAGGAAAAGAAGCTTCCTTTATTGACGGAGTAAAAATATTCATCGATAAAAGAACGTGGATACTGATGATTCCAGACCAGTACTCTGACAACCTTCACCTTTACGTAAACTCAGATGTAGAAGAAAAAGCCCAAGACTTACTAAATCAGTACATAGAAAAGATAGGAAAGTGGATAGAAGAAAATTAA
- a CDS encoding Dam family site-specific DNA-(adenine-N6)-methyltransferase: MKPFLKWPGNKYRIVKHIKKVLPAGKRLVEPFVGSGSVFLNTDYKSYLLCDINPDLINLYQTVKTYKYEFIDYCKSFFSKENNTKDKYYQLRDLFNKTDDKVLKSALFVYLNRHCYNGLVRYNSKGEFNTPFGRYDKPYFPEKEMRFFIEKCERSEVEFKCQDFRETFKQVKKGDVVYCDPPYIPLSDTANFTSYSKEGFNMEDQRILGSLARYYSNKGIPVIISNHYNEDLIEIYNTLIIPLKVRRNISCKDRKKVDELIAVFK, from the coding sequence ATGAAACCTTTTCTAAAATGGCCCGGAAATAAATATAGGATAGTTAAGCATATAAAAAAAGTTTTACCAGCTGGTAAAAGATTAGTAGAGCCTTTTGTTGGGTCAGGTTCTGTATTCCTGAATACGGATTATAAATCTTATCTGTTATGCGATATAAATCCTGATTTAATAAATCTCTATCAAACAGTTAAAACTTATAAATATGAATTTATAGACTATTGTAAAAGTTTCTTCAGCAAAGAAAATAACACTAAAGACAAATATTATCAACTTAGAGATTTGTTTAACAAAACAGATGATAAGGTTTTAAAATCTGCATTATTTGTATATTTAAACCGACACTGTTATAATGGCTTAGTTAGATATAACTCTAAGGGAGAGTTTAATACTCCTTTTGGTAGGTACGATAAACCTTATTTCCCTGAAAAAGAGATGAGATTTTTTATAGAAAAGTGTGAAAGATCAGAGGTAGAATTTAAGTGTCAAGATTTTAGAGAAACCTTTAAACAAGTAAAGAAAGGAGATGTAGTATACTGCGACCCACCATACATTCCTCTTTCTGATACAGCCAACTTTACTTCATACTCAAAGGAAGGCTTTAACATGGAAGATCAAAGAATATTAGGAAGCTTGGCAAGATACTACTCTAATAAAGGTATTCCTGTTATAATTAGTAATCATTACAATGAAGATTTAATAGAAATTTATAATACCTTAATAATACCTTTGAAAGTTAGGAGAAATATAAGCTGTAAAGATAGGAAAAAGGTTGACGAATTAATTGCGGTGTTCAAATGA
- a CDS encoding rhodanese-like domain-containing protein: MFLDKETYKKIHISVKELKEKIDKGEDFILLDVREPQEYNFSRIKEKEAMLVPLMSLPRVINSLPKDKDIYVLCRSGNRSLQVTLWLLQNGFTKVKNVEGGILAWSDEIDPTVPKY, encoded by the coding sequence ATGTTTTTAGATAAAGAGACTTACAAAAAGATACATATATCGGTAAAGGAGCTGAAAGAAAAAATAGATAAAGGAGAGGATTTTATACTTTTAGATGTTAGAGAGCCTCAAGAGTATAACTTTTCCAGAATAAAAGAAAAAGAGGCTATGCTTGTTCCTCTTATGAGTCTACCTCGTGTTATAAACAGTCTTCCAAAAGATAAAGATATATACGTTCTTTGCAGAAGTGGGAACAGAAGTCTCCAAGTGACTTTATGGCTTTTACAAAACGGTTTTACAAAGGTAAAAAACGTAGAAGGGGGAATCCTTGCTTGGTCTGACGAGATAGACCCAACGGTACCAAAATATTAA